Proteins found in one Aneurinibacillus uraniidurans genomic segment:
- a CDS encoding type II secretion system F family protein gives MLRCYTSRMRLRIKWSDVLLSRLCDSLSHLLEGGIPLLDALDVTSSHMPLLYRRQLQAVRKELEAGYPLSHALEQIRPPAFFLSLLSAGEAHGDYARCFRFAALHYQKRYEWKQRLRQLLSYPLLLLVLSSCSLLFLLHTILPQMISMYASMNLQLPVFTRLFLQASSVTLSALPIVILLVAGMTPLLLWGRNHASLGLFWLRIPGIRTFCRIAYTQYFARQAGLLFQAGVSILDICTLFYEKAPWAVMRQEMHLLIGELLKGQSLSATMRNRVCFTQGLIRCLELGEQSGQIDECLLVYSEQLERHVRHRIEQMLRWIEPGLLLGIGLIVCGVVFSLFLPVLYMMSRISQ, from the coding sequence ATGCTCCGATGTTATACAAGTCGTATGCGTCTACGAATCAAGTGGTCTGATGTCTTGCTCTCCCGTCTATGTGACAGTCTCTCTCATCTGCTAGAAGGTGGAATTCCGCTTCTTGATGCGCTGGATGTTACAAGTTCTCATATGCCGCTTTTATATAGACGGCAGCTTCAGGCCGTCAGGAAGGAGCTTGAAGCTGGCTATCCACTATCTCATGCACTCGAGCAAATTCGGCCCCCTGCATTTTTTCTCTCATTGCTTTCGGCAGGGGAAGCTCATGGTGATTATGCTCGTTGCTTTCGATTTGCGGCCCTGCATTATCAAAAGAGGTATGAATGGAAGCAGCGTCTCAGGCAGCTTCTTAGTTATCCGTTGTTGTTACTTGTTCTTTCCTCTTGTAGTCTACTGTTTTTGCTCCATACGATTTTGCCTCAGATGATTTCGATGTATGCGTCGATGAATCTTCAGCTTCCTGTTTTTACTCGTCTATTTCTTCAGGCTAGTTCGGTTACGCTATCGGCTCTACCCATTGTGATTCTCCTAGTAGCTGGCATGACACCTCTTCTCCTATGGGGGCGAAATCATGCTTCTCTCGGCTTATTCTGGCTTCGGATTCCTGGTATACGAACTTTTTGTCGGATTGCATATACCCAATATTTTGCACGCCAGGCAGGGCTTTTGTTTCAGGCGGGTGTGTCTATTCTTGACATTTGTACGCTGTTTTATGAGAAAGCTCCGTGGGCTGTAATGAGGCAGGAGATGCATCTGTTAATAGGGGAACTGCTGAAAGGGCAGAGCTTGAGTGCTACGATGCGGAATCGCGTTTGTTTTACACAGGGATTGATCCGCTGTCTTGAACTTGGGGAGCAGAGTGGGCAGATTGATGAATGTCTGCTTGTGTATAGTGAGCAGCTGGAAAGGCATGTTCGTCATAGGATCGAACAGATGCTGCGCTGGATCGAGCCGGGACTTCTGCTTGGGATTGGGCTGATCGTGTGCGGCGTCGTTTTTTCTTTGTTTTTGCCTGTATTGTATATGATGAGTCGTATTTCACAATAA
- a CDS encoding GspE/PulE family protein, with protein sequence MLDVSEYVIAVIRDGIARGASDIHIEPATNELVIRFRLDGYLQEVERKEEAWGPPVISRLKLMGGMDIGERRLPQDGGFSLESKEEEHGEMIDVRVATLPTIYGEKAVLRLLPHAPRYGTLTSLGMNETDASRVRSMLSGTQGMILVAGATGSGKTTTMYTMLQELSSEGRNIVSLEQPVEYRIPGINQVQIHPRSGLSFHEGLRAVLRQDPDVILVGEIRDKLTAEIAVRAALTGHLLISTIHTKDAVGTIVRLLDMGIEPYLLTSALVGVIAQRLVRRPCPNCYGEMPACSSCHGSGLCGRIGIYEVLVVADDFHPYILHRCSADEMNRYLRTNGFVPLSVSLEQKIAEREAEPDAPMLYKSYASTNQVV encoded by the coding sequence ATGCTGGATGTGTCGGAATATGTCATAGCGGTTATCCGGGACGGAATTGCCAGGGGCGCAAGTGATATTCATATTGAACCAGCGACGAATGAACTTGTCATCCGATTTCGCCTAGATGGATATTTGCAGGAAGTAGAGCGTAAAGAAGAAGCCTGGGGACCTCCTGTCATCTCACGTCTTAAACTGATGGGAGGTATGGACATTGGAGAGAGGAGGCTGCCACAGGATGGCGGATTTTCGTTGGAATCTAAGGAAGAAGAGCACGGGGAGATGATTGATGTACGGGTGGCAACGCTTCCGACCATTTATGGCGAGAAAGCTGTGCTTCGTCTACTTCCGCACGCACCTCGCTACGGCACCCTTACTTCGCTTGGCATGAATGAGACGGATGCCTCCCGCGTTCGCTCCATGCTTTCGGGAACACAGGGAATGATTCTGGTAGCGGGAGCGACCGGAAGTGGTAAAACAACGACGATGTACACGATGCTTCAGGAGCTGAGCAGTGAAGGGCGTAACATCGTATCGCTAGAACAGCCGGTGGAATATCGGATTCCAGGGATTAATCAGGTGCAGATTCATCCGCGTTCCGGCCTATCCTTTCATGAAGGGCTGCGAGCTGTACTGCGGCAGGACCCGGACGTTATTCTGGTCGGAGAGATTCGGGACAAGCTGACAGCAGAGATTGCCGTTCGGGCTGCGCTTACAGGTCATCTCCTTATATCGACGATTCATACAAAAGATGCGGTTGGCACGATTGTTCGTTTGCTTGATATGGGAATTGAGCCGTACCTGCTTACATCTGCACTGGTCGGTGTAATTGCCCAGCGGCTTGTACGCCGCCCATGTCCGAATTGCTACGGTGAGATGCCAGCATGTTCATCCTGTCATGGAAGTGGCCTGTGTGGTCGTATAGGGATTTATGAAGTGCTGGTGGTAGCCGATGATTTTCATCCGTATATTCTTCATCGCTGCTCAGCGGATGAAATGAATCGTTATTTACGGACAAACGGATTTGTTCCCTTGTCGGTCTCTCTTGAACAAAAAATAGCGGAAAGAGAAGCGGAGCCAGATGCTCCGATGTTATACAAGTCGTATGCGTCTACGAATCAAGTGGTCTGA
- a CDS encoding YqhG family protein: MNQQEVRSFLERYFDAHQTHYIERHPAYFVVELPIKVDKDLGNRPFYWTYVEQLDLPPQPMNMTCVFERQAAPPDIRGEDLTFGSPRLQQFFASAERHGRYVRLYEQTSSDVSSEQTALVPWLGINYKISFVCDRKKDLLFSLGFNLIHGHIVEDFYAKMEQTTLQPALPAYAYTMRPIYSLESARTCLRTYLSERISAEDTAWAARAQERLAAELEMAEQFYTRQAESAEEETDYTTSHTRRMEELRWQYEPRIDVTLINGGLFYLKKQ; this comes from the coding sequence GTGAATCAGCAGGAGGTTCGCTCCTTTCTTGAACGTTATTTCGACGCCCATCAGACACATTATATCGAACGGCATCCTGCCTACTTTGTCGTTGAGCTTCCGATCAAAGTAGACAAAGATCTCGGCAACCGCCCGTTCTATTGGACATATGTAGAGCAGCTCGATCTCCCTCCTCAACCAATGAACATGACTTGCGTGTTTGAGCGACAGGCTGCTCCTCCAGATATACGAGGGGAAGATCTCACATTTGGTTCGCCCCGGCTGCAGCAATTTTTTGCCTCAGCTGAGCGGCACGGTCGCTATGTGCGCCTGTACGAACAAACTTCGTCTGACGTATCAAGTGAACAGACCGCACTCGTTCCTTGGCTTGGCATCAACTATAAAATTTCCTTTGTATGTGATCGCAAAAAAGATTTATTATTCTCGCTCGGTTTTAATCTGATCCACGGGCATATCGTAGAAGACTTCTATGCCAAAATGGAACAAACCACCCTCCAGCCTGCCTTGCCTGCATATGCGTATACAATGCGCCCTATTTATAGTCTGGAATCAGCCCGGACCTGCCTTCGCACGTACCTGTCTGAACGCATCAGCGCAGAGGATACCGCCTGGGCAGCCCGCGCACAAGAGCGGCTTGCCGCTGAACTCGAGATGGCCGAGCAATTTTACACACGACAAGCGGAGTCAGCCGAAGAGGAAACAGACTACACCACCTCGCACACCCGGCGGATGGAAGAGTTACGCTGGCAATATGAACCACGCATCGACGTTACTCTCATCAACGGTGGATTGTTTTATCTAAAAAAACAATAA
- a CDS encoding competence type IV pilus minor pilin ComGF, with the protein MQVEREMQQVQEVKRLEIEARSFFMYIEEEIRRSDQFETPTSYVLRFRDDAGGTIMYWMTGNRLCRQVNGTGYVVILQYVSRVDFTVFPNGCQVYIELTKGGVSWKGEVFIAKRVELAA; encoded by the coding sequence GTGCAAGTAGAGCGAGAGATGCAGCAGGTGCAAGAGGTGAAGCGACTGGAGATAGAAGCTCGTTCTTTTTTCATGTATATAGAGGAAGAAATTCGTCGCAGTGATCAGTTTGAAACACCGACTTCATATGTGCTCCGTTTTCGGGATGATGCGGGGGGCACGATCATGTACTGGATGACAGGAAATCGGTTATGTCGACAAGTAAACGGTACTGGTTATGTCGTGATACTGCAATATGTAAGTCGGGTGGATTTTACCGTATTTCCGAATGGCTGCCAGGTGTACATTGAACTTACAAAAGGCGGTGTATCCTGGAAGGGGGAAGTGTTCATCGCCAAAAGAGTAGAACTGGCTGCATGA
- a CDS encoding DEAD/DEAH box helicase yields the protein MTHISVSFQDEWFEDLQTRITDDGPWDQRELFRLAWEATQANAIGDFDELQCLRYLPHLTPLDHQLTTAQTVIRDMHGRALLADEVGLGKTIEAGLILKEYMVRGLVKKALILVPASLVVQWVRELNTKFSIPAVAQTKEYMWTRHDILVASIDTAKRPPHRDIVLNQPYDLIIVDEAHKLKNKQTKNYQFIQQLTKKYCLLLTATPIQNTLNELYNLITLLKPGHLGQAEHFQQSYAHGKRNVKNNDTLKQELRKVMVRNRRSDGNVEFTTRHVITVPIELSAEEQALYNGVTEFVQEQYTTAQGASNALSLITLQREVCSSRDAAFMTLVNMHNRAPENSPIRAHIVELVHMLKKIDRHTKAQKAVDIIRESDDKLIIFTEYRATQEYLQHLLAEHDITSVLFRGGFKRSKKDWMSQLFESRAQVLIATEAGGEGINLQFCNRLINYDMPWNPMRVEQRIGRIHRLGQQRDVYIYNLATANTIEEKILHLLYEKINLFEMVIGELDTIIDRLHLQKSLEQNIINILLASKSEGEVRIKMENLGEIIRSAHKQIPSTARETLEGSVLP from the coding sequence GTGACACACATCTCCGTTTCCTTCCAGGACGAATGGTTTGAAGACTTGCAGACGCGTATAACCGATGATGGTCCATGGGATCAACGTGAGTTATTTCGTCTGGCATGGGAGGCAACTCAAGCCAATGCGATTGGAGATTTTGATGAACTCCAGTGTCTGCGCTACCTCCCTCATCTCACACCGCTCGATCACCAGCTTACTACGGCGCAAACCGTCATTCGAGATATGCACGGGCGTGCCCTGCTTGCTGATGAAGTTGGTCTTGGCAAAACAATTGAAGCGGGCCTGATCCTGAAAGAATATATGGTACGCGGTCTCGTGAAAAAAGCACTTATTCTCGTTCCCGCCTCGCTTGTCGTCCAGTGGGTGCGAGAGCTAAACACAAAATTCTCCATCCCTGCGGTAGCTCAGACGAAAGAATACATGTGGACACGTCACGATATTCTTGTGGCATCAATCGACACAGCCAAGCGTCCACCGCATCGCGACATCGTATTGAACCAACCATATGACTTAATCATTGTGGATGAAGCACACAAACTAAAAAATAAACAAACGAAAAACTATCAGTTCATTCAGCAGCTGACGAAAAAATACTGTCTGCTTCTAACCGCTACGCCGATTCAAAATACGCTCAATGAGCTGTATAACCTGATCACCCTGCTTAAACCCGGTCACCTTGGACAGGCTGAACATTTCCAGCAAAGCTATGCACATGGCAAACGGAACGTGAAAAACAACGACACGCTCAAGCAGGAGCTGCGCAAGGTGATGGTCCGCAATCGACGCTCGGATGGCAATGTGGAATTCACGACCCGTCATGTCATTACAGTCCCCATTGAACTGTCAGCAGAAGAACAGGCACTATATAACGGCGTCACCGAGTTCGTACAAGAACAATATACGACTGCACAAGGCGCAAGCAATGCCCTGTCGCTAATCACACTCCAGCGAGAAGTATGCAGCAGCCGGGACGCTGCTTTTATGACACTTGTCAACATGCATAATCGGGCACCAGAAAACTCCCCGATTCGCGCTCATATTGTGGAGCTGGTGCACATGCTCAAAAAAATTGACCGTCACACAAAAGCGCAAAAAGCAGTCGACATCATTCGGGAATCTGACGATAAACTGATTATTTTTACTGAATACCGGGCCACGCAGGAATATTTGCAGCATCTGCTTGCCGAACACGACATTACGTCCGTCCTGTTTCGCGGGGGCTTTAAGCGCAGTAAAAAAGACTGGATGAGCCAGCTGTTTGAGTCACGTGCCCAGGTGTTGATTGCGACGGAAGCAGGCGGCGAAGGAATCAACCTCCAGTTTTGCAACCGCCTCATTAACTATGACATGCCATGGAATCCCATGCGTGTTGAGCAGCGAATTGGCCGCATACACCGACTTGGCCAGCAGCGGGACGTATACATTTATAATCTTGCTACAGCCAATACAATTGAAGAAAAAATTCTTCATCTGTTATATGAGAAAATTAATCTGTTCGAAATGGTCATCGGTGAACTCGATACGATTATTGACCGACTTCATTTACAAAAGTCGCTGGAACAAAATATCATTAACATTCTGCTCGCATCCAAAAGTGAAGGAGAGGTTCGGATTAAAATGGAGAATCTGGGTGAAATCATCCGGTCTGCACACAAGCAAATACCGTCAACAGCACGCGAGACACTGGAAGGATCGGTGCTGCCGTGA
- the comGD gene encoding competence type IV pilus minor pilin ComGD, producing the protein MHRNRSGQYDGERGFTLIEMLLTITILTCMLAIIMPVVQYSVQRMQERQYIEQLTADLYWAASEARCRQSTITINFAADASGYTIRTAYGQPLKQAPLPVGFRLYHNFQGLMVYFNELGHISRAGTIRLINPEGKERKVVLYIASGRFQVDGGSE; encoded by the coding sequence ATGCACCGTAATCGATCAGGTCAATATGATGGTGAGCGAGGCTTCACCTTGATTGAAATGCTGCTGACCATAACAATTCTTACCTGCATGCTTGCTATTATAATGCCGGTTGTCCAGTACAGTGTTCAGCGGATGCAGGAGCGGCAGTATATTGAACAGCTGACGGCGGATCTATATTGGGCAGCCAGTGAAGCGCGCTGCCGCCAGAGTACGATTACAATCAATTTCGCAGCAGATGCTTCGGGTTATACGATTCGAACGGCATACGGACAACCGCTTAAACAGGCACCATTACCTGTTGGCTTTCGTCTGTATCATAACTTTCAAGGGCTGATGGTTTATTTTAACGAATTGGGACATATCAGTCGTGCTGGGACGATTCGACTGATTAATCCGGAAGGGAAGGAACGAAAGGTTGTGTTGTATATAGCAAGTGGACGGTTTCAGGTGGATGGAGGGAGTGAATGA
- the gcvT gene encoding glycine cleavage system aminomethyltransferase GcvT, whose product MTKLRRTPLYALYEKYGARTIDFGGWELPVQFAGIQHEHERVRTKAGLFDVSHMGEIEISGRDAPAFLQKMMTNDVSRLMTGCAQYTLMCTPNGGTVDDLLVYKRSEQEYLLVVNAANTEKDEAWLNKHVTGDVVIKNVSDEMAQLALQGPLAERILQQLTAEPIAAIRPFCFREHVQIGAVRTLISRTGYTGEDGFELYVGVEDAPKLWTQILDEGGKDVMPCGLGARDTLRFEARLPLYGQELSESITPLEAGLGFAVKLEKPMSFIGQEALRRQKEAGVSRKLVGIEMTGRGIPRTGYAVYAGDQVIGDVTTGTQSPTFKKNIGLALVQAVHSTPGTEVTVEIRGKKVAAVVVPTPFYKRINP is encoded by the coding sequence ATGACCAAATTACGACGAACCCCGCTGTATGCGCTGTATGAGAAGTACGGGGCAAGGACGATTGATTTTGGTGGATGGGAACTTCCGGTTCAGTTTGCAGGTATTCAGCACGAGCATGAGCGAGTGCGGACAAAAGCGGGACTATTTGATGTTTCGCATATGGGAGAGATTGAAATAAGCGGGCGGGATGCGCCTGCCTTTCTTCAGAAGATGATGACGAATGACGTATCGCGTCTTATGACAGGTTGTGCCCAGTATACATTGATGTGCACGCCTAACGGTGGTACAGTGGATGACTTGCTTGTGTATAAACGGAGCGAACAGGAGTACTTGCTGGTCGTGAATGCGGCCAATACCGAAAAAGATGAAGCGTGGCTTAACAAGCATGTGACAGGCGATGTTGTCATAAAAAATGTATCAGATGAAATGGCGCAGCTTGCCTTACAAGGTCCGCTTGCCGAGCGGATTCTGCAGCAACTAACAGCTGAGCCAATTGCAGCTATTCGCCCGTTCTGCTTTCGAGAGCATGTGCAGATTGGGGCAGTGCGTACGCTCATTTCACGTACCGGATATACAGGAGAAGATGGATTTGAACTGTATGTAGGAGTGGAAGACGCTCCTAAACTGTGGACACAAATTCTTGACGAAGGTGGGAAAGATGTGATGCCATGTGGTCTTGGTGCACGTGACACGCTGCGATTTGAAGCGCGGTTGCCACTGTATGGACAGGAACTTAGTGAAAGCATTACACCTCTTGAGGCGGGCCTTGGATTTGCGGTCAAACTTGAGAAACCGATGTCCTTTATTGGGCAAGAAGCGCTTCGGCGTCAGAAAGAAGCAGGGGTTTCACGCAAACTTGTTGGCATTGAGATGACAGGTCGCGGTATTCCACGAACGGGTTATGCTGTGTATGCAGGTGATCAGGTAATTGGGGATGTGACCACGGGTACACAGTCTCCAACGTTTAAGAAAAATATTGGTCTTGCACTTGTGCAGGCGGTGCACAGTACTCCAGGGACTGAAGTAACCGTTGAGATTCGTGGCAAAAAAGTGGCGGCTGTAGTGGTACCGACACCGTTTTATAAACGAATAAACCCATAA
- a CDS encoding potassium channel family protein, with protein MNQISKQKTWYNFVTLFFLYVNLVIFFALLYWVVEWANLGFILDHYASAAHQKQWSDRITRTLYFSAITLLSVGYGDLSPFGWARGVAILEALIGYVLPGALVIRYVFTPSIRRFRISIRQRDK; from the coding sequence ATGAATCAGATTTCCAAACAAAAAACCTGGTACAACTTTGTAACGCTGTTTTTTCTGTATGTAAATCTGGTGATATTTTTTGCCCTCCTATACTGGGTAGTCGAATGGGCGAATTTAGGCTTTATTCTTGACCATTACGCCTCCGCTGCCCACCAGAAGCAGTGGAGCGACCGCATTACCCGTACGCTTTATTTTAGCGCCATTACCCTTCTCTCCGTTGGCTACGGTGATCTATCTCCGTTCGGCTGGGCACGCGGTGTGGCCATTCTCGAAGCACTGATCGGCTATGTTCTCCCTGGTGCTCTCGTCATCCGCTACGTGTTTACTCCCTCGATCCGCCGCTTTCGCATTTCCATTCGCCAGCGAGATAAATAA
- a CDS encoding shikimate kinase, with the protein MRHVILIGFMGTGKTTVGEALARRLGCRQVDLDECVVEQAGRSIPDLFETEGEEGFRLRETQVLRELVQRVDGQVLTTGGGVVTQPRNIEIMQASGIVVALFARPETIVERVRGDANRPLLAGDVEERVRKLLQEREGLYDFAPIHIQTDGKTVQEVVEEIIAHPAFVATSV; encoded by the coding sequence ATGAGACATGTTATTTTGATCGGATTCATGGGAACAGGAAAAACAACGGTAGGGGAGGCACTTGCCAGACGGCTTGGCTGCAGACAGGTTGATTTGGATGAGTGCGTGGTCGAACAGGCAGGCCGAAGCATTCCGGATCTGTTTGAGACGGAAGGAGAGGAAGGTTTTCGTTTGCGCGAGACGCAGGTGCTGCGTGAGTTGGTGCAGCGCGTAGATGGACAAGTTCTTACAACGGGAGGCGGTGTTGTAACGCAGCCGCGCAATATTGAAATTATGCAGGCGAGTGGAATTGTTGTTGCGCTGTTTGCGCGTCCAGAGACGATTGTTGAGCGTGTTCGTGGGGATGCAAACCGACCGCTTCTGGCAGGGGATGTGGAGGAACGGGTACGAAAGCTGTTACAGGAGCGAGAGGGGCTGTATGATTTTGCCCCGATTCATATCCAAACGGACGGCAAAACCGTACAGGAAGTCGTAGAGGAGATTATCGCACATCCTGCATTTGTGGCGACGTCGGTGTGA
- the gcvPA gene encoding aminomethyl-transferring glycine dehydrogenase subunit GcvPA — MTDRDRQEMLDMLGIANVEELFVDIPEVVRFQGELAIPAALSEPALIRHMGQLAAKNVNAADCISFLGAGTYDHYIPSVVNHVISRSEFYTAYTPYQPEISQGELQAIFEFQTMICELTGMDVANSSMYDGATALAEAAALAVRKTGRAKVVVSGTVHPETRDVLKTTAKGHGYLVEEVGFESGITECTALAAAIDEETAAVLVQYPNFFGGLEDLSAIEAVAHGEKALFVVSANPLALGILKPPGAYGADIVVGDVQPFGIPMSYGGPHCGYFAVRKEWMRQIPGRIVGQTQDDQGRRGFVLTLQAREQHIRREKATSNICSNQALNALAAAVAMTALGKQGVREMARLNIQKTQYAKQRIQALAGYDVIGGAAVFNEFVVKVPGSVAQVNRMLLADRIIGGLDLARFYPEFAGHMLLAVTEMRTKEDIDRLVDRLGGICHA; from the coding sequence ATGACAGACCGAGACCGTCAGGAGATGCTCGATATGCTCGGTATTGCGAATGTAGAGGAATTGTTTGTTGATATTCCAGAGGTGGTACGTTTTCAAGGAGAGTTGGCGATTCCAGCTGCGCTGTCTGAGCCTGCACTCATCAGACATATGGGACAGTTGGCAGCGAAAAATGTAAATGCAGCGGACTGTATTTCGTTTCTTGGAGCCGGGACGTATGATCACTACATTCCGAGTGTAGTTAATCATGTGATTTCTCGCTCGGAGTTTTACACGGCTTATACTCCATATCAGCCAGAGATCAGCCAGGGCGAATTGCAAGCGATCTTTGAATTTCAAACGATGATTTGCGAGCTAACAGGCATGGATGTGGCAAATTCCTCGATGTATGACGGAGCGACAGCATTGGCAGAAGCGGCGGCGCTAGCAGTTAGGAAGACGGGCCGAGCAAAAGTAGTCGTGTCGGGCACAGTGCACCCCGAGACACGTGATGTACTTAAGACTACTGCCAAAGGGCATGGCTATCTTGTAGAAGAAGTTGGATTTGAGAGTGGCATAACAGAGTGTACGGCGCTTGCTGCGGCAATCGATGAAGAGACGGCTGCTGTACTCGTGCAGTATCCGAACTTTTTTGGTGGGCTGGAAGATTTATCTGCCATCGAAGCGGTGGCACATGGGGAAAAAGCATTGTTTGTTGTAAGTGCGAATCCACTTGCGCTCGGAATTTTGAAGCCGCCGGGCGCGTATGGAGCAGATATTGTAGTAGGGGATGTACAGCCATTCGGCATTCCGATGTCATATGGCGGGCCGCACTGCGGGTATTTTGCAGTGCGGAAGGAATGGATGCGTCAGATCCCAGGCCGAATTGTCGGCCAGACGCAGGACGATCAGGGGAGGCGTGGATTCGTGCTGACGCTGCAGGCGCGTGAGCAGCATATTCGTCGGGAAAAGGCGACCTCTAACATTTGCTCGAATCAGGCACTGAACGCACTAGCTGCTGCGGTAGCAATGACAGCACTTGGCAAGCAGGGCGTACGGGAGATGGCGCGTCTAAACATCCAGAAAACACAGTATGCAAAGCAGCGCATTCAGGCGCTTGCCGGGTATGACGTGATCGGGGGTGCGGCTGTTTTTAATGAGTTTGTCGTTAAGGTACCTGGTTCAGTTGCACAGGTAAATCGGATGTTACTTGCAGACAGGATCATTGGTGGACTTGATCTTGCCCGTTTTTATCCAGAGTTTGCCGGACATATGCTGCTGGCTGTAACGGAGATGCGTACGAAGGAAGATATTGACCGGCTTGTGGATCGACTGGGAGGGATTTGTCATGCATAG
- a CDS encoding competence type IV pilus major pilin ComGC, whose product MNRMGTKHNERGFTLIEMLVVVAIIGVFLSLALPVYKDTVVNAQNRSCELNKRMLKVAMETYYLNNGNVYPTMRKEIDELLAKHYLEERPTCSGGGTYTFTPSADGKSVDVSCTIHHAP is encoded by the coding sequence ATGAATCGCATGGGAACGAAGCATAATGAACGAGGTTTTACCTTAATTGAAATGCTGGTTGTAGTCGCGATTATCGGCGTGTTTTTGTCGCTTGCCCTGCCTGTTTATAAAGATACGGTTGTGAATGCACAAAATCGGAGCTGTGAGTTAAACAAGCGAATGTTGAAAGTAGCGATGGAAACGTATTATTTGAATAACGGGAATGTATACCCGACAATGCGAAAAGAGATTGATGAACTGTTGGCTAAGCATTATTTAGAAGAACGTCCGACGTGTTCAGGTGGAGGAACGTATACGTTTACTCCATCGGCAGATGGTAAGTCGGTGGACGTATCCTGTACGATACATCATGCACCGTAA
- a CDS encoding YqzE family protein produces the protein MSSQEYVRYLTQRFVTYVETPKQERPKRVREPWSYRWFGLLPLALGMLFHRRPKRRTRNL, from the coding sequence ATGTCCTCTCAGGAATACGTTCGGTATTTAACGCAGCGCTTTGTTACGTATGTGGAAACACCTAAGCAGGAGCGTCCCAAACGAGTACGGGAACCATGGTCATACCGCTGGTTTGGCTTACTTCCTTTAGCGCTCGGTATGCTGTTTCATCGTCGCCCGAAGAGAAGAACCCGGAATTTGTGA